The DNA sequence CACTTCGTCGAGCCGGTTGAGGAACTCCGGCTTGAAGGATGCGTTCACCGTGGCCATGACGGCGTTGCGCTTGGCCGTGGCGTCCAGGGACTGGTCCACCAGGAACTGGCTGCCCAGGTTGGAGGTCAGCACCAGGATCACGTTGCGGAAGTCCACGGTGCGGCCCTGCCCGTCGGTGAGGCGGCCGTCGTCGAGCACCTGCAGGAGGATGTCGAACACCTCGGGGTGCGCCTTCTCCACCTCGTCCAGCAGCACCACGGAGTACGGACGGCGGCGGACGGCCTCGGTCAGCTGGCCGCCTTCCTCGTAGCCCACGTATCCCGGAGGCGCCCCGACCAGCCGGGCGACGCTGTGCTTCTCGCCGTACTCGGACATGTCGATGCGCACCATGGCGCGTTCGTCGTCGAACAGGAAGTCCGCCAGCGCCTTGGCCAGCTCGGTCTTGCCGACGCCGGTGGGGCCCAGGAACAGGAAGGAGCCGGTGGGGCGGTTGGGGTCGCTGATGCCGGCCCGGGCACGGCGTACAGCGTCAGACACTGCCGTCACGGCCTTGGCCTGCCCGATCAGGCGCCGGCCCAGCTCCTCTTCCATGTGGAGCAGCTTCTGGCTTTCACCCTGCAGCATGCGGCCGGCCGGGATACCGGTCCAGGCGGAGATGACCTCGGCGATATCCTCCGCGGTGACTTCCTCCGCCACCATCTGCGCGGACTTGTCCGTCACGGCGGCCTCGGCCTCCGCGGCGGCGTTGACCTCGCGTTCAAGGGCCGGGATTTCCCCGTAGAGGATCCGGGACGCGGCCTCCAGGTCGCCCTCGCGCTGGGCCTTGTCAGCGGCGGAGCGCAGTTCGTCCAGCTTCGCCTTCAGGTCACCCACCCGGTTGAGGCCGGCCTTCTCCGCTTCCCAGCGGGCGTTCAGGGCCGAGAGCTCCTCTTCCTTGTCCGCCTTGTCGGCGCGCAGTGCCGCGAGCCGCTCCACGGATGCGGGATCGGATTCTCCGGACAGTGCCAGTTCCTCCATGGTGAGCCGGTCCACCTGGCGCCGCAGCTGGTCGATCTCCTCCGGAGCGGAGTCGATTTCCATGCGGAGGCGGGACGCTGCCTCGTCCACGAGGTCGATGGCCTTGTCCGGAAGTTGGCGCCCCGTGATGTACCGGTTGGACAGCGTGGCGGCGGCTACCAGGGCTGAATCGGCGATGGAGACCTTGTGGTGCGCCTCGTAGCGCTCCTTGAGGCCGCGGAGGATGCCGATGGTGTCCTCCACGCTGGGCTCGCCCACGTACACCTGCTGGAAGCGGCGTTCCAGGGCTGCGTCCTTTTCGATGTTTTCGCGGTACTCATCCAGGGTGGTGGCCCCGATCAGGCGGAGTTCGCCGCGGGCCAGCATGGGCTTGAGCATGTTGCCGGCGTCCATGGAGGAATCACCGGTGGCGCCTGCACCCACCACGGTGTGAATCTCGTCGATGAACGTGACCACCTGCCCCTCGGAGCCCTTGATCTCCTCGAGGACCGCCTTCAGCCGTTCCTCGAACTCGCCGCGGTATTTGGCGCCGGCCACCATGGACCCAAGGTCCAGGGAGATGAGCGTCTTGCCGCGCAGGCTTTCCGGGACGTCGCCTGCCACCATCCGCTGGGCCAGGCCTTCGACGACGGCGGTCTTGCCCACGCCGGGCTCGCCGATCAGCACCGGATTGTTCTTGGTGCGCCGGGACAGCACCTGCACCACGCGGCGGATTTCGGAGTCGCGCCCGATCACGGGGTCCAGCTTGCCGGCGCGGGCCATGGCAGTAAGGTCCGTGCCGTACTTCTCCAGGGCCTGGAACGTGTTTTCAGGGTCCGGGCTGTCCACCTTGCGGTCGCCGCGGACCCCGGGGAGGGCAGCGAGCAGAGCCTCCCGTGAGGCACCGGCTTCACGCAGCAGGCGCGCAGCAGCATCATTGCCGGCGGAGAGGCCCACCAGGAGCACCTCGGTGGACACAAAGGAATCGCCCAGCCGGTCCGCTTCCTCCTTGGCGTGCTGGATGGCCTGCAGGGCGGGGCGGGACAGCTGCGCCTGCTGGCTGGAGCCGCCGGAAGTGGCGGGCAGGGCCTTGATGGCGCTGCTGGCCTGGACGCTGACGGCATCCGGGTCCGTGCCCGTGGCCTTGAGGAGTGCGACCGCCACACCCTCCCGCTGGTCCATCAGCGCTTTGAGGAGGTGGGCCGGTTCCACCTGGGGATTGCCGGCCGTCGAGGCGTTCATTGCCGCCGCGGAAAGAGCCTCCTGGCTCTTGGTGGTGAATTTGACGTCCAAAGAGAGCTCCTTTCGGGGGCTTGTTGACTAAGTTGAGTGTACTACGCTCAACTTTGCGCGGCGAGGTTCCCCTGCCATGTTTGCCCACGGCGAAACAGCTGTCCAGAGCCGGAAGTCCTTCCGGCCCGCACCGGCTGGTCCTGGCGTTATGTGCCGTACACGGACACGGCGGCGGCCTTGACCACGAAGTGCACGGTCATCCCGGGAGCAAGGCCCAGGTCCGCCGAGGCAGCCGGCGTGATGTCGGCGGCGAGGCTGCCGGCGCGCACGCGGATCTGGTCGCCATGGGGCTCGAGGTCGGTGATGGTGACGGCAAACGAGTTCCGCGGGCTTCCATGCGCGTCGTCGAGGAACACAGACACGGCCGACGGCGGGAACACGGCCACGCCCGGACCGCCCGGCCCGGGCAGCCGGCCGGGCTCCCCGGAGCCGCCCAGTTCTTCGTCGTGCCCCGCGATCCGCAGGCCCTGGCTGGTGCGCACGCCGGCACCGTCGAGGGTGCCGGGGATGAAGTTCAGTCCGGCCAGTCCGGCAGCAAAGGAGCTGCGCGGGCGTTCCAGCACGGCACGCGTGGGACCCTCTTCTGCAACCTTCCCGTCTTCCAGGATGACCACGCGGTCCGCAAGGACCAGCGCATCCAGGACATCGTGCGTGACGATGATGGCCTGCCGGCCCGCGAGGACCCGTTTGAAGAGGCGGCGCAGCAGCGGTGCGGAATGGATATCCAGGGCGGCCAGCGGCTCATCCAGCAGCAGGAGTGCGGGGTCGGCGGCGAGCGCGCGGGCTACGGCAATACGCTGGGCCTGGCCGCCGGAGAGTTCGGCGGGACGGCGCCCGGCGAGGTGTTCCGCTTCCACCTCAGCCAGCCAGCGCAGGGCACGTTCCTTCGCGTCCCGCTTGGGGACGCCGGCGCTGCGCGGCCCGAATGAGACGTTGTCCACCGCGCTCAGGTGGGGAAAGAGCAGGGGTTCCTGGGCGAGCAGGGCGGTGCCGCGGTGATGGGGAGGTACCCAGGAGGGCTTTCCGCCGTCGAGGTCAAAGAGCGTCCTGCCGTTGAGTTCGGCGCGGCCGCTGTCCGGCCGCAGCAGGCCCGCGATGCTGGCCAGCAGGGTCGATTTGCCGGCGCCGTTGGGTCCCATGACGGCCACCGTTTCACCCGGCCGGACGGCAAGGTCCACGTCGAAACCCCGCCCGGCCACGGCCGCCTGGAAGGACAGCGTCACCGGACGTCCCCTCCGGCCGGTGCGGCCGTCGTCGTCCGCTGCCCTGCTCCGGCACGTGCCGCTGCCGGCTGCCGGTATGCGAGCGCCACCACGGCGACAGCGACGGCCACCAGCACCAGGGACAGCGCGACGGCGGCGTCCGGGTCCGTTTCCCGCTGCAGGTAGATCTCCAGCGGCAGGGTCCGGGTGACCCCCTGGAGGCTTCCCGCGAAGGTCAGCGTGGCGCCGAACTCGCCCAGGCTGCGGGCGAAGGACAGGACCGCGCCGGAGGCCAGTCCGGGCAGGACCAGCGGGAGCGTGACGCGCCGGAAGACGGTGCCGGGGCGCGCGCCCAGCGTTGCGGCCACGGCCTCGTAGCGGGAGCCGGAGGTGCGAAGCGCCCCTTCCAGGCTCACTACCAGGAAAGGCAGCGCCACGAACGTCTGCGCCAGGACCACCGCCGTCGTGGAGAAGGCGATGCGCAGCCCGAGCACCTCCAGGGCCTGCCCCAGCAGCCCTTGGCGGCCAAACGTGTAGAGCAGGGCGATCCCGCCCACCACCGGGGGAAGCACCAGGGGCAGGAGCACCAGCGAGCGCAGCAGCCCCTGCAGCCGGAAGGAGTCCCTGGCCAGGACCAGGGCCAGGGGAACCCCCAGCAGGATGCACAGGAGGGTACTTGCCGCCGAGGTCCGAAGGCTCAGCCCCAGTGCCGTCAGGGACGGCTCCGACGTCACCAGCGGGATGAACTGCGCCCAGTCAACGCGCAGCACCATCGCCAGCAGGGGAAGCACGACGACGACGGCCGCCAGGACTGCCAGCGCACGGACCCACGCGGGGATGCCGGAGTAGGCGGCGGCTGGGGTGCGCGGCCGCGCCTGGGGTGGCTTCCCTGGCCGCTGTATCACTTGCTGCCCGGGCCGGAGCTGGCTGACCCGGAATTGCCCGGGCCGGAACTGGCTGACCCGGAACCGTCCGGCCCGAATCCTGCCGGGCCGAACCCCGCCGCGGCGAGGACCTTCTGGCCCTCGGGACCGGTGACCATCTCCACGAACGCCTGGGCGGTGGCCTTGTTCCGGCCGTTGGCGACGGCCGCAATCGGATAGGTGTTGACCGCGCTCCCCGATTCCGGGAACTGAATGCCTGCCACTTTGGTCCCGGCGGCCTTGATGTCCGTGCCATAGACCAGCCCCGCATCCGCCTCGCCGGAGGTGACCTTGCCCAGGACGTCAGTGACTGCGTTCTCCTCGCTGGCCGGGCTCAGCGCGACGCCCGCCGCTTCCGCCACTTTGGCTGTGGCAGCCCCGCAGGGGACCTGCCGGGCGCAGGTCACCAGCTTGATGCCCGGCCGGCCCAGGTCCTGCAGGGATGCGACCTTCGCCGGGTTGCCCGGCGGCACGGCGATGGCCAGGGTGTTGGTGGCGAAGTCCTCCGGCGTTCCCTCGGTGAGGCCGGCGTCCAGCACCTTCTTCATGTTGGCCGTGTCCGCGGAGGCGAAGACGTCAGCGGGCGCCCCCTGGTTGATCTGGCCGGCAAGGTCCGAGGACCCGGCGAAGCTCAAGGTGACCGTCGCGCCCGGGTGTTCCGCTTCGAAAGTGCTCGCGAGTTCGGTAAAGGTCTGCTTGAGTGAGGCGGCCGCGAAAACGGTGATGGCGCCTGCCGGCTTGGTGCCGGAACCGGTGGCAGTGCCGGCACTTGTTCCCGCGTCCGGATTGCCCGCCGTGGCACAGCCAGACAGGACGGCAAGCAGCAGCACGGCCAGTGCGGGGACGGCGCCCCGGAGGGTGGAAACCGCGGACCGGACGGGTTGCCGGCTCATGCGGCGGCCCGGCCCTTCGGCGACTCGATGATGACGGTCGTTGCCTTGACCACGGCGGTGGCCACGGCACCAGGTTCCAGCCCCAGCTCACGCACCGCCTCGCTGCTCATCAGCGAGACCACCCGGAAGGGCCCGCACTGCAGTTCCACCTGCGCCATGACCTTGTCCGTAATGACGTTGGTCACCAGGCCCATGAGCCGGTTCCGCGCCGAACTGCTGCCGCTCTTCGGGTCATCGGGAAGCTGGGCGAGCTTCTGCGCGTGCGTTGCCAGTTCCAGCCCGTCCACCGCCAGGCGGCCGGAGGGGTCCCGCAGCGCGGTGAGGGTTCCCTGCTCCGTCCACCGGCGGACGGTATCGTCGCTCACCCCCAGGAAACGGGCGGCCTCTGAAACGCGGATAAGTGCCATTCGGCGATTCTAGCCCGCAAATGAGGGTTGATGGCACGTTTTAAGACGCAGCAGCGGTCATGAACGTGCCGCGTGGCTGCAGGGCGTTCGACGGAAGGGCGGCACTAGACTCCTTGCATGGCCATCTACATCGACCCGCCGCTGTGGCCTGCACACGGAACACACTTTTCGCACCTGGTCTCGGACGCGTCCCTGGACGAGCTGCACGCGTTCGCTGCCGCCGCGGGGGTCCCCGAGCGGGCGTTCGACGGCGACCACTACGATGTGCCAGAACGCCGCTTTGATGACCTGGTGGCGGCAGGAGCGGTTCCGGTGGAGGGCCGGGTGCTGGTCCGCAGGCTCATTGCCAGCGGACTGCGGATCCCGGCACGCCGGCGGAACAAGTCATTGAAGGTCCCTCTCCTGAACCGCTGGGAAGCCATCATGCCGGGCCAGGACGCCCTGTTCCTGGACCTGCTGGACCGCTGGAGCGAACCGCACCGGCACTACCACGGCTGCACCCACCTGCTGTCCGTGCTGGAGGCGCTGGACCTGCTCACCGAACCGGCTGAAGCGCCCCGGACAGTACTGCTGGCTGCCTGGTTCCACGACGCCGTGTACCGCGGCGCAGCCGGCATGGATGAGGAGGAGTCGGCACGGCTGGCGGAGGAACGGCTTGCCGACGCCTGCCTTCCGGAGGCAGAGGTGGCGGAAGTGGCGCGCCTGGTCCGGCTGACCTCGGACCACCGGCCGGAACCGGGTGACAACGACGGCGCCCTCCTCTGCGACGCCGACCTCTCGATTCTCGGCGGCGAACCGGAGGAATACGCCCGCTACGCAGCTGCCGTGCGGAAGGACTACGCGCACATCGGCGACGCCGACTTCGCAGCCGGCCGGGCCGCCGTCGTCCGGCACCTGCTGGAACTGGACCCGCTCTTCCACCACCAGCGGGCCAAAGAACTGTGGCAGGACGCCGCGCACCGCAACCTGAACGGCGAATTGCAGTGAACGCGCCCGGCAGCAGCCCCCGGCACACATACTCCGCCAACGCGGCGCACCGGCAGCTGCCCTTCACCGTGCGGCTGGACTGGGGTCTGGAAGGGGGCAGGACGGTGGCCGCCGGCGCCGACATCGCCGTGGTGGTGGACGTCCTGTCCTTCGGCACCTGCGTCAGCGTGGCACTGGACCGGGGCGCCGACGTCTTCCCCTACCGCTGGCGGGACACCACCGCAGAGGACTTCGCCGCCCACCACCAGGCCCAGCTGGCGGGCCCCCGGAACGGCGGCGGGCTGAGCCTGTCCCCCGCCAGCCTCCGCGCGGCAGCCTCGCTGGAACGGCTGGTCCTGCCCTCCCCCAACGGTTCTGAACTCTGCCACGCCCTGGCGGCCGAAGTGCCCCTGGTGGCCGCAGTATGCCTCCGGAACGCCGCGGCCACCGCAGACTGGGTGGCCGCCAACCTTCCCGGCGACGTAGTAGTGGCGGTGGTCGCCGCGGGCGAACGCTGGCCGGACGGCACCCTCCGCCCTGCCGTGGAGGACCAGATCGGAGCCGGAGCTTTCATCGCAGGACTGGTGGCCGCCGGCAAGGGCGGCTATGAGGCCGGGGACGGCAGGCACGGCTATGCTCCGGAGGCCGTGGCGGCCATGGCTGTCTTCGAAGCGGCCGAGCCGCGCCTGCGCGAAACGCTCCAGCACTGCGCCAGCGGCCGGGAACTGTCCGGGGCCGGCTACGCGGAGGACGTGGACATCGCCGCTGAACTGGATGACAGCGACTCGGCAGCCATCCTGCGGGACGGGGCGTTCCGCCCGCTGTGACGGGACGGCCGTCCTGCCTGGCGGTACGTCCTGCCTAGCGGTACGTCCCGCCTAGCGGTAGGTCCTGACGGGATAGGTGCTCGCAAACGGCGTGGTGCTGGGCACGATCTGCTTCCCCAGCGGCATCAGGGACACCGGAATGAGCTTGAGGTTGGCGATGGCCAGCGGGATGCCAACGATGGTCACAGCCATGGCGAACGCTGTGACCACATGTCCAATGGCAATCCAGATCCCGGCCACCAGCAGCCAGATCACGTTGCCCAGCAGCGGGAAGACACCTGTGCCGCCGGGCTTGTCCACCACCATCCGGCCAAACGGCCACAGCGTGTAGGCAGCGATCCGGAATGAGGCAATGCCCCACGGAATGGTGACGATCAGCAGGCAGCAGACCACACCCGCGAGGAAGTAGCCCAGGGCCAGCCAAAAGCCGCCGAAAACCAGCCAGATGATGTTCAGAAGTGTCTTCATGCACCCATTGTGCCTTCGCCCCCTGACAAAAAGGCCCTTCGGCCAAAAGATGGGGGACATCCCTGATCCTGCCCTGACCCGCAGCCGCCCGGGCCACGGAGCCGCCCGCCGCTAAACTGTGGCAGCCGCTTTTGCAGCCTGGACGAACGCCCGGACTTTGGCCAGGTCCTTCACGCCGCGGGTCGCTTCAACGCCGGAGGAAACATCCACGCCCCAGGCATGCGCGGCGGCTGCTGCCTGGCCGACGTTCGCCGCCTCAAGGCCGCCGGCGAGCAGCCAGTTCCGTCCCTGAAGCACGGGCAGGGCCGCCACGGAGGAGTAATCCCAGGACTCACCGGAGCCCGGCACGGCGGCATCGATCAGGAGCAGGTCCTCACCCCAGTCTTCGAACTCGTCCTGGCCCGCACCCATGGTGATGGCCCTGACCAGCTTCATGCCGGCGTCGTGCACTGTTGCCACGTCTGCGCGTGACCGGTCGCCATGCAACTGGATCCACTCAAGGCCCGCGGCCCGGGCAATGGCGATGGCATCGGCTACGGGCTCGTCGCGGAAGACTCCGATCGGGGTGACGCTCTCCGGAACCCCCGCCAGCAGGGAGGCCACCTGCGACGGCGAGACGACCCGGGGGCTGGCGGTGAGGACGAATCCCACGGCGTCTGCGCCGGCGTCCACCGCTTCGCGGACAGATTCGGGCGTGCTGAGACCACACACTTTGACGAACATTCCCGGGCTCCTTCAGGCTGTTTTCGTGTTGACCCCCCGGAGGAGATTAGCAGGGACCGGACACAACTGCGACGAGCGGCCATGGCGGGGAACTAGGCTGGGCTGATGCAGATCATCCGCTTCGCTGACCTTAAGGCCGAACCATGGCGCAACGGCGGCGGGGTGACCAGGGAAATTGCCCGCCAGGCTTCAGCCGACGGCGGCTGGGACTGGCGGTTGAGCATCGCGGACGTCACCAAGGCAGGCGACTTTTCGCCTTTTCCTGGCATGGAGCGCGTCCTGACCGTCATCGAGGGCGAGCTGCTGCTCCTCACCGTGGACGGCGTGGAGCAGCCCCTGGAGAAGTACCGTCCGTTCCGGTTCGACGGCGGCGCCGCCACCGGGGCCAAACTGCCCACCGGCGACATCCGCGACCTCAACGTCATCACCCGGACCGGGGCGTTCAAGGGCTTTACCTCCATTATTGAGCTGTCCAAAAAGCGCGCCCACCCCGTGTTCGAGGGGCAGCTCGGGGTGCTGTTGCAGGGACAGGCGAAGGTCAGCGACAGCGCTGGGGAACCGCTGGACCTGGGCCGTTACGACGCAGTAGTGGGCTCTGACAGCGATTCCCCGGAAATCCTGGGCCGCGGCTTCCTGGCTGTGGTGTCCATCGACCCGAACGGCCCCACGGGCTGACTGCCGCCGCCCGGTGGTGGGCTTGGGCACCAACGGTGGAACCCGCCGTCGTGCCTTGCTACCTTGGAATTCAAGGCTCCGCACCGGGGCCTCCGGACGACGGTTCAGTACCCGGCACGCGACAAGACTGGCCAAAGGAACTGTCATGTCGTGGATAATCCTCATTATTTCCGGGGCGCTGGAGGCTGTCTGGGCCGCCGCCCTGCACCGTGCTTCCCAGGCTTCCGGACGCCGGCGGGTTGCCCCCGCTGCCCTGTTCCTGGTGGCCGTGGCCGCCAGCACCGGCGGCCTTGCCGTGGCCATGCAGTCCATCCCCACCGGTACGGCCTACGCCGTGTGGGTGGGTGTGGGCGTGGTCCTCACCTCCGCCTACGCGATGGCCAACAGGGTTGAACGTCCGACGGCGGCGCGCCTGCTGCTGCTGTCCGGCATCGCCGCGAGCGTGGTCGGCCTCAAGGTGGTGGCGTAATGGTGAAGCGGGGCCTTCCATGGTTGGTGCTGCTGGCCTCGGCCGTCCTGGAGGCGGTCTGGGCCACCGCGCTCGGCCTGTCCGACGGCTTCACCCGACCCGTGCCCACCATCGTCTTCGCCGTCACCGCCACGCTCAGCATGGTGGGACTCGGCATGGCCATCCGGAGCATCCCGCTGGGCACCGCCTACGCCGTCTGGGTGGGCATCGGCGCCGCGTTGACGGTGGGCTGGGCGATGGCCACCGGCGTCGAACCCTTCAGCGTGGTGAAGCTGCTGTTCATTGCGGGGATCGTGGGCTGCGCCGCGGGCCTGAAGGTGTTGCCGGCCCAAAAAGATGCGCCGCGGGTGCGCAGCGGTGACTAGGCTTTTGCCATGCACTCCCCCGAGATCGCCATGGCCGTGGATACGCTGCGGCGCCGGCTGCTGCCCGGAACGCGCACCATCCTGGGCATCGCCGGGGCGCCGGGATCCGGCAAGTCCACCTTTGCCGCCTGGCTGCAGGAGCAGTTCAGCCCCGGAACCTCGGTAGTGGTGCCGATGGACGGCTTCCACCTGGGCAACGCGATCATCGAAGGGACCCCGCTCCGGCAGCGCAAGGGAGCCATTGATACGTTCGACGCCGGCGGCTACCTTTCGCTGCTGCGGCGCCTGGCGCAGCGGGACGAGGCCGTGGTGTACGCACCGGAGTTCCGCCGCACCCTGGACGAGCCGGTGGCCGCCTCCATCGCCGTCCCGGCCGAGGTCCCACTGGTGATCACGGAGGGCAACTACCTGCTGGCGGACCAGGAGCCGTGGAAGGAGGTGCGGGCGCAGCTGGACGAGGTGTGGTTCCTCGAAACCCCGCCCGCGCTCCGGCTGCAGCGGCTGGTGGACCGGCACATCTCGTTCGGCATGGAACGGGACGCAGCGGTCGCCTGGGCCAATGGACCCGATGAAGCCAATGCCCGGCTGATCCAGGCCAGCCGCCCGGCGGCGGACCGCGTCCTACCTTGGCTGTAATTTTCAAAAGCAGGAAACGAACAGGAGAACCATGGCAAACGCACCCACTGAACCCGGCACCCCTGAAGCCGCGGGAACTGTCCAGCTCGGCGACGGATTGACCGTCAGCCGCCTGGGCTTCGGCGGCATGGCCCTCACGCCGGTCTACGGCGAGGTGGACCCTGCCGAGGCACTGCAGACCCTGCACCACGCCGTCGACGCCGGGGTCAGCTTCCTCGACACCGCGGACATCTACGGCGGCGGCAGCAATGAGGAACTCATTTCACAGCTGCTCAAGGACCGGCGGGACGAAGTCCAGCTGGCCACCAAGTTCGCGCTGGTGGGAACGCCCACGGACGGCTACACGGATATCCGCGGCGACGCCGGGTATGTGCGCGAGGCCGTGGACCGGAGCCTGCAGCGGCTGGGCACCGAGGTGATCGACCTCTATTACATGCACCGCCGCGATGTCCGCGTCCCCATCGAGGAGACCGTTGGGGCCATGGCCGAGCTGGTCAAGCAGGGAAAGGTCAAGCACCTGGGCCTGTCCGAAGTGACGGCACAGGAACTGCAGGATGCGTCGGCGGTCCACCCGATCGCGGCGGTCCAAAGCGAATGGTCCATCTGGAGCCGGGACGTGGAACGCAACGTGGTTCCGGCCGCCGCCGGCCTGGGCGTCGGCTTCGTCCCGTACTCCCCGCTGGGCCGCGGCTTCCTCACCGGAACCGTGGACACGTCAAGCCTGGGTGCCAAGGATTTCCGGCGGAACATCCCCCGTTTCGCTCCGGACGCCGCGGGCGCCAACCAGGCCGTGGTGGACGCCGTCCGGTCCGTGGCCGACCAGCTCAACGCCACGCCGGCGCAGGTGGCCCTGGCCTGGCTGCTGGCACAGGGCAAGCGGCTCGGCCTGCCGGTCGTTCCCATCCCCGGCACCCGCAAGGCCGCCCGGATCGACGAAAACCTCGGCGCACTTGCCCTGGAGCTCACCCCGGCGCACCTGGAGGCTCTGGACGCAGCGTCTGACGCCGTCGTCGGCTCCCGTTCCGCGGACCCCACGTGGGTGTCCGAGGGCCGGGAATAGGGCGCGTTTGCCGAAGCCATCACACCGTATTTTTTGACCGATACCCCTAGGAGCCCCATGACTGCCATCGTCCATTTTGAAGTCCAGATCGATCCCGCCCGCCGGGAGGACGCCGCCAAGTACCTCTCCGAGACCTTGGCCGCCACCCGGGCGTGGCCCGGCAACCAGGGGATCGAGGCTCTCGTTGACGACGCGGACCCGTGCCACATCCTGGTGGTGGAAACGTGGGCCACCACGCAGGACCACGACGACTACGCCGCCTGGCGGAACACGCCGGAAGGCAAGAGCGCGCTCCACGAGATCCTGGCCGGCCCGCCGTCCAAACAGGTCTACTCCACCACCATGCCGCTTGACCTGCAGCCGTCCGCGGGCTGACGATCATGGACTCACTTCGATATGACCTGCCGGCCCTGACCATCCGCAGCATCTCCGTCAGCGGGATGGACAACAACGTGTACCTGCTGACCGCCAAGGAAAGCGGCGAGCAGGTGCTGATTGATGCCGCTGACGATCTCCCGGCCATCCGCCAACTGCTGTCGGACGGGGCTGCGGACACCTCTGCAGCCCCGCGGCTTGCCCTGGTGGCCACCACCCACCAGCATTGGGACCACGTGCGGGCCCTGAAGGAACTGGTGGAAGCCACGGGGGCGCGGACGGCAGCAGGGGCGGACGACGCCGATGCGCTGCCGGTCCCGGTGGACGTTCGGCTCAGCCACGGCGACGTGGGCAACTTCGATGGCTTCGACATAACGGCCGTGCACCTGCGCGGCCATACGCCCGGCTCCATCGCCTTCGTGTACCAGGACCCGGACGGCCCGGCCCACATCTTCTCGGGTGACTCGCTGTTCCCGGGCGGCGTGGGCAACACGGACAAGGACCCTGAACGGTTCAACCAGCTCCTGTCCGACGTCGCAGAGCGGCTGTTCGGCGCCTACCCGGACACCGCCGTCGTCCATCCCGGGCACGGCAAGCCCACCACGCTGGGTGCCGAGCGGCCGCACCTCGACGAGTGGCGCGCCCGCGGCTGGTAGATCCCTTAAACGGCTGAGCGGGCCCACCTAAAAGGCGGGCCCGCTCAAGAGGCACTTCTAGCGGCCGCGGCGCTCGTTCGACGCCGGTGCCGACGCGCGGCGGGGGCCGCTGCGGGCGG is a window from the Arthrobacter sp. NicSoilC5 genome containing:
- a CDS encoding YccF domain-containing protein, whose translation is MKTLLNIIWLVFGGFWLALGYFLAGVVCCLLIVTIPWGIASFRIAAYTLWPFGRMVVDKPGGTGVFPLLGNVIWLLVAGIWIAIGHVVTAFAMAVTIVGIPLAIANLKLIPVSLMPLGKQIVPSTTPFASTYPVRTYR
- a CDS encoding phosphoribosylanthranilate isomerase; the protein is MFVKVCGLSTPESVREAVDAGADAVGFVLTASPRVVSPSQVASLLAGVPESVTPIGVFRDEPVADAIAIARAAGLEWIQLHGDRSRADVATVHDAGMKLVRAITMGAGQDEFEDWGEDLLLIDAAVPGSGESWDYSSVAALPVLQGRNWLLAGGLEAANVGQAAAAAHAWGVDVSSGVEATRGVKDLAKVRAFVQAAKAAATV
- a CDS encoding HutD family protein, producing MQIIRFADLKAEPWRNGGGVTREIARQASADGGWDWRLSIADVTKAGDFSPFPGMERVLTVIEGELLLLTVDGVEQPLEKYRPFRFDGGAATGAKLPTGDIRDLNVITRTGAFKGFTSIIELSKKRAHPVFEGQLGVLLQGQAKVSDSAGEPLDLGRYDAVVGSDSDSPEILGRGFLAVVSIDPNGPTG
- a CDS encoding SMR family transporter, with amino-acid sequence MSWIILIISGALEAVWAAALHRASQASGRRRVAPAALFLVAVAASTGGLAVAMQSIPTGTAYAVWVGVGVVLTSAYAMANRVERPTAARLLLLSGIAASVVGLKVVA
- a CDS encoding multidrug efflux SMR transporter; translation: MVKRGLPWLVLLASAVLEAVWATALGLSDGFTRPVPTIVFAVTATLSMVGLGMAIRSIPLGTAYAVWVGIGAALTVGWAMATGVEPFSVVKLLFIAGIVGCAAGLKVLPAQKDAPRVRSGD
- a CDS encoding nucleoside/nucleotide kinase family protein produces the protein MHSPEIAMAVDTLRRRLLPGTRTILGIAGAPGSGKSTFAAWLQEQFSPGTSVVVPMDGFHLGNAIIEGTPLRQRKGAIDTFDAGGYLSLLRRLAQRDEAVVYAPEFRRTLDEPVAASIAVPAEVPLVITEGNYLLADQEPWKEVRAQLDEVWFLETPPALRLQRLVDRHISFGMERDAAVAWANGPDEANARLIQASRPAADRVLPWL
- a CDS encoding aldo/keto reductase, which codes for MANAPTEPGTPEAAGTVQLGDGLTVSRLGFGGMALTPVYGEVDPAEALQTLHHAVDAGVSFLDTADIYGGGSNEELISQLLKDRRDEVQLATKFALVGTPTDGYTDIRGDAGYVREAVDRSLQRLGTEVIDLYYMHRRDVRVPIEETVGAMAELVKQGKVKHLGLSEVTAQELQDASAVHPIAAVQSEWSIWSRDVERNVVPAAAGLGVGFVPYSPLGRGFLTGTVDTSSLGAKDFRRNIPRFAPDAAGANQAVVDAVRSVADQLNATPAQVALAWLLAQGKRLGLPVVPIPGTRKAARIDENLGALALELTPAHLEALDAASDAVVGSRSADPTWVSEGRE
- a CDS encoding antibiotic biosynthesis monooxygenase family protein; this encodes MTAIVHFEVQIDPARREDAAKYLSETLAATRAWPGNQGIEALVDDADPCHILVVETWATTQDHDDYAAWRNTPEGKSALHEILAGPPSKQVYSTTMPLDLQPSAG
- a CDS encoding MBL fold metallo-hydrolase; the encoded protein is MDSLRYDLPALTIRSISVSGMDNNVYLLTAKESGEQVLIDAADDLPAIRQLLSDGAADTSAAPRLALVATTHQHWDHVRALKELVEATGARTAAGADDADALPVPVDVRLSHGDVGNFDGFDITAVHLRGHTPGSIAFVYQDPDGPAHIFSGDSLFPGGVGNTDKDPERFNQLLSDVAERLFGAYPDTAVVHPGHGKPTTLGAERPHLDEWRARGW